A region from the Wansuia hejianensis genome encodes:
- a CDS encoding sugar ABC transporter substrate-binding protein: MKKRILAIVMAAAMCLGLTACGGSDSTSVSAGTSSADQSAPAQLSDDGNASSAAGADASKEEKIKIGMIWYGNTDAMGGTFYSWANHAAEILNVELIWKLGSYTTADELTDCENLISAGCQGIYFIPMDTSANLQLGTACQNAGVYWSISNRQISDEEILAACEANPYFVNRIYDNSYDVCKEMVKVLADQGIKKVCVLTGDPNDGMMVERNQGFADGCEEYGVEVLAESRLVSGDASANVNSVNNFLTLYSDMEGILAASGTAGVGEGIITALNASGREPGSVKVAAFDTFDGNQEAFEQGWIAASCGGYTSECLVSFLSLVNRVRGNEISDQVAVWSLSPLLITSTEEMEIFSKYVDNPDVQLYSDELIKSLVGPDVTAEDYQAVLDDWNIEFVKEAVGI; encoded by the coding sequence ATGAAAAAAAGAATTCTTGCCATAGTGATGGCAGCAGCAATGTGTTTGGGACTCACTGCCTGCGGCGGTTCCGATTCAACGAGTGTATCCGCCGGCACAAGTTCAGCGGATCAGAGCGCGCCGGCGCAGCTCTCAGATGATGGGAACGCTTCATCAGCCGCCGGCGCGGATGCATCAAAGGAAGAGAAAATTAAAATCGGAATGATTTGGTATGGAAATACCGACGCGATGGGCGGGACCTTTTATTCATGGGCCAATCACGCGGCAGAAATACTCAACGTAGAGCTGATCTGGAAGCTGGGAAGCTACACAACGGCCGATGAGCTTACAGACTGTGAAAATCTGATCAGCGCTGGATGCCAGGGTATCTATTTTATTCCCATGGATACATCGGCAAATCTTCAGCTGGGAACTGCCTGCCAGAACGCGGGCGTTTACTGGTCCATCAGCAACCGCCAGATTTCTGATGAAGAAATCCTGGCTGCGTGCGAAGCGAACCCGTATTTTGTCAACAGAATTTATGACAACAGCTATGATGTATGTAAGGAGATGGTGAAGGTCCTGGCGGATCAGGGCATCAAAAAGGTATGTGTGCTTACCGGAGATCCCAACGACGGCATGATGGTTGAGAGAAATCAGGGATTTGCGGATGGCTGTGAGGAATACGGCGTGGAGGTTCTGGCGGAATCAAGGCTGGTATCCGGCGACGCCTCGGCGAATGTAAACAGCGTCAACAACTTTCTCACTCTTTACTCTGACATGGAAGGGATACTCGCCGCGTCAGGCACCGCAGGTGTCGGCGAGGGAATTATCACTGCTCTGAACGCATCGGGACGGGAGCCCGGATCTGTTAAGGTAGCCGCATTTGATACCTTTGATGGAAATCAGGAAGCCTTTGAGCAGGGCTGGATCGCGGCGAGCTGCGGCGGTTATACCTCCGAATGCCTGGTTTCCTTCCTTTCACTGGTAAACAGAGTGCGTGGAAATGAGATTTCTGATCAGGTAGCCGTGTGGTCGCTTTCCCCGCTTCTGATCACGAGCACAGAGGAAATGGAAATCTTCTCAAAGTACGTGGATAACCCGGATGTACAGCTTTACAGCGATGAACTGATCAAAAGCCTCGTAGGACCGGATGTGACCGCAGAGGATTATCAGGCAGTCCTTGACGACTGGAACATCGAATTTGTAAAAGAGGCTGTTGGAATCTGA
- a CDS encoding ABC transporter permease — protein MIDIIRKIVPIAGLIILFVLFSVTTSGMFLKWNNLQSLILQSAITMVAAVGTAFVMAHNNLDFSLGGACAMSCVFAYLIVGNNLWLFFLMCIVIGVLCGLFSAVLHIKGKVPAFIAGLCLMFAGRGIAESVCSTQSMLLVQAAALNHIGFFIIVLVIVVAVGVLLFNFTKIGKYQKLIGTNPKAAELSGISVSKYKTIAFVLSGLTLGIAACLTVVRSPNIVSSIGTNLETNVLLALSLGGMSMTGGSSSKMRSAVIGTLIFYILNNGLTLWGLDANYVDIVKAAFFLFTVTISIDRSQYEVIV, from the coding sequence ATGATAGATATAATTAGAAAGATTGTCCCGATTGCCGGACTTATTATTCTGTTTGTACTGTTTTCGGTCACTACCAGCGGGATGTTTTTGAAATGGAATAATCTTCAGAGCCTGATCTTGCAGTCTGCAATTACCATGGTGGCGGCAGTCGGTACGGCGTTTGTAATGGCCCATAACAACCTGGATTTCTCATTGGGCGGCGCATGTGCCATGAGCTGTGTGTTCGCTTATTTGATCGTCGGAAATAACCTGTGGCTGTTTTTCCTCATGTGCATCGTGATCGGCGTTTTATGCGGCTTGTTTTCTGCAGTGCTGCATATAAAGGGAAAGGTGCCTGCCTTTATAGCCGGGCTCTGCCTGATGTTCGCGGGCCGCGGAATCGCAGAGAGTGTCTGCTCTACGCAGTCGATGCTGTTGGTTCAGGCGGCAGCGCTGAACCATATTGGGTTTTTTATCATTGTTCTGGTCATAGTGGTGGCTGTGGGGGTCCTTTTGTTCAATTTTACAAAGATAGGAAAATACCAGAAGCTGATCGGAACCAATCCCAAAGCGGCGGAGCTCAGTGGTATCAGTGTATCCAAATATAAAACCATCGCCTTTGTGCTCAGCGGACTGACCCTGGGGATTGCCGCGTGCCTGACGGTTGTGCGAAGCCCCAATATCGTCTCGAGCATTGGTACGAATCTTGAGACAAATGTATTGCTGGCTCTCAGCCTCGGCGGAATGTCGATGACCGGGGGATCTTCATCGAAGATGCGCTCAGCGGTGATAGGTACCTTAATCTTCTACATACTTAATAACGGCCTTACGCTGTGGGGGCTGGACGCCAACTATGTGGATATTGTCAAGGCGGCGTTCTTCCTGTTTACAGTAACGATATCCATAGACCGGTCACAGTATGAAGTGATCGTCTGA
- a CDS encoding sugar ABC transporter ATP-binding protein has product MKEVVLKAEHMYKDFGPTKAVTDMTLELKRGVVTGLVGENGSGKSTISSMISGVYPPTKGTMTYKGQPYSPKSVLDARKQGIQYLTQEQGTIDGMTVAENMFLGEEESLGKKGIVNIKKINARSAEILKENGLENVIPTKMVDDYSFEERKMIETARALSHQPEILIIDETTTALSQKGRDRIYEIIAEQKAKGTAVLIISHDLDEVKHLCDEVVVMRDGIYINTLTGGDIEPHNIRQNMIGREIDGSYYRADYECSYDEEVVLEVRNLSVSGIFEDISFELHKGEILGIGGLSECGMHELLKTVYGALKPSSGSVILKKNGVQLKNTTVSVKNKIAYIPKDRDKESLFQATSIKDNIVTAALDKLKKGFIITPSSERKMADKEAANIEVKMRDIEQQVRDLSGGNKQKVVIAKWMANDSRLFIMDCPTRGIDVGVKEKIYKLMNRLKNEGIAILMVSEEMMELIGMADRIITMKDGKLSKEFERSAGLTESTIISAIV; this is encoded by the coding sequence TTGAAGGAAGTAGTATTAAAAGCTGAACATATGTATAAAGATTTTGGCCCCACAAAGGCAGTGACTGATATGACTCTGGAACTGAAACGGGGAGTTGTGACGGGCCTGGTGGGCGAGAACGGTTCAGGCAAATCAACGATTTCAAGTATGATTTCCGGGGTTTATCCGCCGACGAAGGGAACGATGACCTACAAGGGTCAGCCGTACAGCCCTAAATCCGTGCTTGATGCCCGGAAGCAGGGAATCCAGTACCTGACGCAGGAGCAGGGAACAATCGACGGAATGACGGTTGCGGAAAACATGTTTTTGGGTGAAGAGGAATCTCTCGGTAAAAAGGGCATTGTGAATATCAAAAAGATCAATGCAAGAAGTGCTGAGATCCTGAAGGAAAATGGGCTGGAAAATGTAATTCCGACAAAGATGGTGGATGATTATTCTTTTGAGGAGCGAAAGATGATCGAGACGGCACGGGCGCTCAGCCATCAGCCGGAGATCCTGATCATAGATGAGACGACAACCGCCCTCTCTCAGAAGGGCAGGGACAGGATTTATGAAATTATCGCCGAACAAAAGGCAAAAGGAACGGCGGTGCTGATCATTTCTCATGATCTTGACGAGGTGAAACACCTTTGTGACGAAGTGGTCGTGATGCGTGACGGCATTTATATCAACACTCTTACCGGCGGGGATATAGAACCTCACAATATCCGGCAGAATATGATCGGCAGAGAAATCGACGGCTCCTATTACAGAGCCGACTATGAGTGTAGCTACGACGAGGAAGTAGTCTTAGAAGTAAGAAACCTGAGTGTCAGCGGCATCTTCGAGGATATCAGTTTTGAACTTCATAAGGGTGAGATTCTCGGCATCGGAGGCCTCAGCGAATGCGGAATGCACGAGCTGCTGAAGACGGTTTACGGCGCTTTAAAACCCAGCTCCGGAAGCGTGATTCTCAAGAAAAACGGAGTGCAGCTTAAGAATACGACAGTTTCTGTTAAAAATAAGATCGCCTATATCCCCAAGGACAGAGATAAAGAATCCCTTTTCCAGGCGACGAGCATCAAGGATAATATTGTCACCGCGGCGCTGGATAAGTTAAAAAAGGGATTTATCATCACCCCATCGTCTGAAAGGAAAATGGCAGATAAAGAAGCCGCAAACATAGAGGTTAAGATGCGGGATATTGAACAGCAGGTGCGTGATCTCAGCGGAGGAAATAAGCAGAAAGTCGTAATCGCCAAATGGATGGCAAATGATTCCCGGCTGTTTATTATGGATTGTCCCACAAGAGGAATTGATGTGGGCGTCAAGGAAAAAATCTATAAGCTCATGAACAGGCTGAAAAATGAAGGCATCGCTATTCTGATGGTTTCTGAGGAAATGATGGAACTGATCGGAATGGCAGACAGGATTATCACGATGAAAGATGGAAAGCTCAGCAAAGAATTTGAACGTTCCGCAGGGCTTACAGAATCCACGATCATCAGTGCAATCGTCTGA